In Nicotiana tabacum cultivar K326 chromosome 2, ASM71507v2, whole genome shotgun sequence, the following proteins share a genomic window:
- the LOC107814275 gene encoding uncharacterized protein LOC107814275 isoform X1: MWPALVVAAAAGSGFLAKKIFNQNAAEPTSVSTETNIKFDKDSSFISNHEINSKCEKPNDPEEGFNTTFQHKDSTFACNLRCSIQEQSEGFSDDSIFRFSSASGSEMGCRNLRKKNVECSRKSKGNAMECKRNNGGKLRKKCGNVRGGEKELFRLDKRKSGNGNGKRFYVCLKKRRTNKVPSGKCDSCASKGNSFFGYGLGIGMMCMMSAEKSEINRLNSTMNETAKAVEEIKAELSRRKVAHDLHASKNKAETSENNDGECTIRAFPRSSTENRNIFRALDHQVAEEGECASSVVTEEPQPEVMEMDQLEAELESELQKLPWCATEGTDLDGGRDPCKDVFREKDFNLADDRNAETSKFSGVLPSELDQKLCHLLIEQQESQIVELESELRQTHSKLHEKEAELQALKDCVRRLTEFSLGSASDEEIDGKMEDEISCGGDREKNVGPESRKSIVGMKRSINF; encoded by the exons ATGTGGCCAGCTTTGGTAGTTGCAGCAGCAGCAGGATCTGGTTTTCTAGCCAAGAAAATCTTTAACCAAAATGCTGCTGAACCCACTTCTGTTTCCACTGAAACTAACATAAAATTTGATAAAGATTCAAGCTTTATCAGTAATCATGAAATTAATAGTAAATGTGAAAAACCCAATGACCCTGAAGAAGGGTTTAACACTACTTTTCAGCATAAAGATTCAACCTTTGCATGTAATCTTCGCTGCAGCATTCAAGAACAGAGTGAGGGGTTTTCTGATGATtcaatttttaggttttctaGTGCTTCTGGTTCTGAAATGGGGTGTAGGAATTTGAGGAAGAAAAATGTGGAATGTTCTAGAAAGAGCAAAGGGAATGCAATGGAGTGTAAGAGAAATAATGGTGGGAAGTTAAGAAAAAAATGTGGAAATGTAAGGGGTGGTGAAAAGGAATTGTTTAGGTTGGATAAAAGGAAGAGTGGGAATGGGAATGGGAAGAGATTTTATGTTTGTTTGAAGAAGAGGAGAACTAATAAGGTTCCTTCAGGGAAATGTGATTCTTGTGCTTCCAAAG GTAATTCCTTTTTCGGTTATGGACTAGGAATTGGAATGATGTGCATGATGTCAGCTGAGAAATCTGAGATCAATAGGCTCAATTCTACCATGAATGAAACTGCAAAAGCTGTAGAAGAAATAAAAGCTGAACTTTCTAGGAGAAAAGTTGCACATGACCTGCATGCTTCAAAAAATAAAGCTGAAACAAGTGAAAATAATGATGGAGAATGCACGATACGTGCCTTTCCTAGGAGTAGCACTGAAAACAGGAATATTTTTAGAGCACTAGATCACCAAGTAGCTGAGGAAGGTGAATGTGCAAGCAGTGTCGTTACAGAAGAGCCGCAACCTGAGGTTATGGAAATGGATCAGCTGGAAGCAGAGCTCGAATCTGAGTTACAAAAGCTTCCGTGGTGTGCTACTGAAGGTACAGATTTGGATGGAGGAAGAGATCCTTGTAAG GATGTCTTCCGGGAGAAAGACTTTAACTTAGCCGATGACCGCAATGCAGAAACTTCTAAATTCAGTGGAGTATTGCCATCTGAACTGGATCAAAAGCTGTGTCATCTACTAATTGAACAACAAGAAAGCCAGATAGTTGAGCTGGAATCTGAGCTACGCCAAACTCATTCTAAACTCCATGAGAAAGAAGCTGAGCTCCAAGCACTCAAGGATTGTGTCCGACGTCTTACTGAATTTTCTCTAGGTAGTGCTTCAG ACGAAGAGATTGATGGCAAAATGGAAGATGAGATCAGTTGTGGTGGGGATCGAGAGAAGAATGTAGGACCTGAATCAAGGAAATCAATAGTTGGGATGAAAAGATCAATTAACTTTTGA
- the LOC107814275 gene encoding uncharacterized protein LOC107814275 isoform X2 codes for MWPALVVAAAAGSGFLAKKIFNQNAAEPTSVSTETNIKFDKDSSFISNHEINSKCEKPNDPEEGFNTTFQHKDSTFACNLRCSIQEQSEGFSDDSIFRFSSASGSEMGCRNLRKKNVECSRKSKGNAMECKRNNGGKLRKKCGNVRGGEKELFRLDKRKSGNGNGKRFYVCLKKRRTNKVPSGKCDSCASKGNSFFGYGLGIGMMCMMSAEKSEINRLNSTMNETAKAVEEIKAELSRRKVAHDLHASKNKAETSENNDGECTIRAFPRSSTENRNIFRALDHQVAEEGECASSVVTEEPQPEVMEMDQLEAELESELQKLPWCATEGTDLDGGRDPCKDVFREKDFNLADDRNAETSKFSGVLPSELDQKLCHLLIEQQESQIVELESELRQTHSKLHEKEAELQALKDCVRRLTEFSLDEEIDGKMEDEISCGGDREKNVGPESRKSIVGMKRSINF; via the exons ATGTGGCCAGCTTTGGTAGTTGCAGCAGCAGCAGGATCTGGTTTTCTAGCCAAGAAAATCTTTAACCAAAATGCTGCTGAACCCACTTCTGTTTCCACTGAAACTAACATAAAATTTGATAAAGATTCAAGCTTTATCAGTAATCATGAAATTAATAGTAAATGTGAAAAACCCAATGACCCTGAAGAAGGGTTTAACACTACTTTTCAGCATAAAGATTCAACCTTTGCATGTAATCTTCGCTGCAGCATTCAAGAACAGAGTGAGGGGTTTTCTGATGATtcaatttttaggttttctaGTGCTTCTGGTTCTGAAATGGGGTGTAGGAATTTGAGGAAGAAAAATGTGGAATGTTCTAGAAAGAGCAAAGGGAATGCAATGGAGTGTAAGAGAAATAATGGTGGGAAGTTAAGAAAAAAATGTGGAAATGTAAGGGGTGGTGAAAAGGAATTGTTTAGGTTGGATAAAAGGAAGAGTGGGAATGGGAATGGGAAGAGATTTTATGTTTGTTTGAAGAAGAGGAGAACTAATAAGGTTCCTTCAGGGAAATGTGATTCTTGTGCTTCCAAAG GTAATTCCTTTTTCGGTTATGGACTAGGAATTGGAATGATGTGCATGATGTCAGCTGAGAAATCTGAGATCAATAGGCTCAATTCTACCATGAATGAAACTGCAAAAGCTGTAGAAGAAATAAAAGCTGAACTTTCTAGGAGAAAAGTTGCACATGACCTGCATGCTTCAAAAAATAAAGCTGAAACAAGTGAAAATAATGATGGAGAATGCACGATACGTGCCTTTCCTAGGAGTAGCACTGAAAACAGGAATATTTTTAGAGCACTAGATCACCAAGTAGCTGAGGAAGGTGAATGTGCAAGCAGTGTCGTTACAGAAGAGCCGCAACCTGAGGTTATGGAAATGGATCAGCTGGAAGCAGAGCTCGAATCTGAGTTACAAAAGCTTCCGTGGTGTGCTACTGAAGGTACAGATTTGGATGGAGGAAGAGATCCTTGTAAG GATGTCTTCCGGGAGAAAGACTTTAACTTAGCCGATGACCGCAATGCAGAAACTTCTAAATTCAGTGGAGTATTGCCATCTGAACTGGATCAAAAGCTGTGTCATCTACTAATTGAACAACAAGAAAGCCAGATAGTTGAGCTGGAATCTGAGCTACGCCAAACTCATTCTAAACTCCATGAGAAAGAAGCTGAGCTCCAAGCACTCAAGGATTGTGTCCGACGTCTTACTGAATTTTCTCTAG ACGAAGAGATTGATGGCAAAATGGAAGATGAGATCAGTTGTGGTGGGGATCGAGAGAAGAATGTAGGACCTGAATCAAGGAAATCAATAGTTGGGATGAAAAGATCAATTAACTTTTGA